The following proteins come from a genomic window of Edaphobacter sp. 4G125:
- the ruvX gene encoding Holliday junction resolvase RuvX: protein MTAGRVMALDVGKARIGVALSDPLGYTAQPLLTLWRKSRGDDMRSLLRLIRKHEVTKIVVGNPLHMSGDVSPWAAKVQQFAEELQARSGLPVELWDERLSSVAANEILDDSGHDHRDRKYVIDQIAAAVILRDWMQAH from the coding sequence ATGACTGCTGGACGAGTAATGGCGCTGGACGTCGGCAAGGCACGCATCGGCGTGGCGCTCTCCGATCCGCTGGGTTACACCGCGCAGCCGTTGTTGACCCTCTGGCGCAAGAGCCGCGGTGACGATATGCGGAGTCTTCTGCGCCTGATTCGCAAGCACGAAGTGACGAAGATCGTCGTCGGCAATCCACTGCACATGTCAGGCGATGTAAGTCCATGGGCCGCTAAAGTGCAGCAGTTTGCCGAGGAGCTTCAGGCGCGTTCCGGTTTACCCGTGGAGCTTTGGGACGAACGGCTCAGCTCGGTTGCAGCTAACGAGATCCTTGATGACTCTGGACATGACCACCGAGATCGCAAGTATGTCATCGATCAGATCGCGGCTGCCGTTATCCTGCGCGACTGGATGCAGGCCCATTAG
- a CDS encoding polysaccharide deacetylase family protein gives MRTESFNLASLAVASPAIPTALAIGIGLMAAGGTLAWAALSPGSQIFGKTLIAPSTPNEFALTFDDGPNPEATPRLLEVLASAGVQATFFVIGSFAKQCPALIREIAGAGHLVGNHTLTHPWLAWQTEKRIREELGMTSSILEDVLGEPVHYFRAPHGARRPIVLRAARELGMVSVQWNAMGYDWRTISADAIASHVEKGVARNRRMGRGSNILLHDGGHTGLGAPRLETVRAVEKLIQKHRDVKFVRVDAWG, from the coding sequence GTGCGAACAGAGTCATTCAACCTTGCATCCCTGGCCGTGGCTTCGCCAGCGATTCCAACGGCTTTGGCTATAGGAATCGGATTGATGGCTGCAGGAGGGACTCTGGCCTGGGCGGCGCTGTCTCCGGGGTCCCAGATCTTTGGTAAGACTCTGATCGCTCCCTCCACTCCCAATGAGTTTGCCCTAACTTTTGACGACGGCCCCAACCCTGAGGCGACTCCTCGCTTGCTGGAGGTTCTGGCCAGTGCGGGAGTCCAGGCGACCTTCTTTGTGATCGGCAGCTTTGCGAAGCAATGCCCGGCGCTTATTCGGGAGATCGCCGGAGCCGGGCATCTCGTGGGTAACCATACTCTCACGCATCCCTGGCTGGCATGGCAGACAGAAAAACGCATCCGGGAAGAATTGGGTATGACGAGCAGCATCCTTGAGGATGTTCTTGGAGAGCCCGTCCATTATTTCCGCGCTCCGCACGGAGCGAGGAGGCCAATCGTGCTGCGCGCCGCACGCGAACTGGGTATGGTTTCGGTGCAGTGGAATGCGATGGGCTATGACTGGCGCACTATCTCCGCTGATGCGATTGCGTCGCATGTTGAAAAGGGTGTGGCGCGCAACCGGCGAATGGGCCGAGGATCTAATATCCTGCTGCACGATGGTGGGCATACCGGACTGGGTGCTCCGCGGCTTGAAACCGTGCGGGCCGTAGAGAAGTTGATCCAGAAACACCGCGACGTAAAGTTTGTCAGGGTGGATGCGTGGGGTTAG